The DNA sequence AGTTTCTTTTGGACTCTTAGgttgtttggtcatgtgactgaACGGCCTCCAGGTGCTGTCTGATCCACACCAGGTGTCGGGACACTTTGGTAAAGACCAGCCCGTTCTCCTGACAGCCTTTAGGTGGCACGATGAGCAGCCCTGTGAGAAACGCCGTCCCTCGTTCCACCGTGGCGAGAGGCATAGCGGACAACAGGCCGCCGCCACATTGCGGAGCCGTTGATCTTAATCCGTCGCTACTAACCGTCTTGGTTGACTGCATCACTGTTTTTCCAGTCCGTCCCATCACGCAGAACATTTTATTGCTGAGGTCGAGCGAGACGTTGAGCCGGCCGCGACACTCGTCCAAACTCAGGTAGATGAGCTTCTGGTCCAGGTGTTGGTTCATGCTTGCCGCCAGCGCCGTTCTCCCGGAATACATGAGGATGTTTTCGCTGAAATCCTTGGTGGGCAGACACAGGTGGCGTAGGAAGGAACCGAGAGGCAACGGGCCGCTCAGCTCCAGGAAGGCCAGATCGTTGTCGTGCCGGTTGCGAACGAAACGTTTGTGAAGATGGATAGCCTTGACGGACATTGTTTTATCCGTGGCACCTAAGAGAAAAGAGCTAAACGTTAATCAGGATTTGTAGATATTTCGACGGACAAATGTTGACTTTGTTACCAGCGATGACAAAAAAATTAGAGGGTTGAGGGTCTGGTTCCTGTAGGAGGCAGCTGGCAGAAGTTAGGACGGCGCGCGGACCTAACAAGACACCGGCACAAAGTTCCGTCCCGCCGCTTCCCAGCAGCAATGCCTGTGGACGGTCGATAATTTTAAAATTTTCCTCCATTTTAAATCGGATGTACTATTGTCACAAAAAAGATGGTGGTGTTCATGTCACCTGCCAGGGACAGTTTCCATGGTGACACATGGATGCTCTCTGAGGCGAGATTGAGAGTCTTCCGCAGGGAAAGTCCCCTGAGGAAGACCAGATGTCAGATTGAGGTCAGAGGTCAAAAGTACACGAGTGGTGGTTGCTGTTGGAAGACCTTCAGGCAGGCAGCTTCGACCATCGCTGTGCAGTTTGAATCCTGCCACGCAGGAGCACGTGAAGGCGTAAGTGGTCGACGTGCACAGTTGGTGACAAACATTTGGGCCTTCGGTGGGACACGGGAACCCTCCTAAAACACGGTACATGTTGAAGCAGAAGCATCTGAGAGGATGATTTTTCAACCTCAGGTTCACCTGCTTCCACTTGCGGCGCTAATTTCGGGGTTCTTTTGTTCTCCTGACTGTCTTTCAGTTGGCACGTGATTCCGTGGTGGGGGGGCGAGCAGGAGCAGTGGAAGCCGAAAGCCTTTTTTGTGCAATTCCCACCATGAAGGCAGGGGTTGGGCTTGCACTCGTCCTTATCTGTCACAAACAAAAATGGCAAGATTGCAGTACTTGATAGCAGATATGAGAAAGTCATAAATGTGCTTGTTTTATAGCCAAGCAAGTCATGTGACCTCAGCTTGGCTGCAACCAATCAGGGCCAGTTTACCTGCCATGTTCAGGAAACAGGAAGTGCACATTCTGTATCCAGTTCAAACAACATGCATTGCTAGTTTGAAATAAGAATGCTGTTGGATTCAGGAATCAAAACTATATTAAAACtagaaaataatataaatattgctGTCTAATATATACCAATTCTATTGACTGGAGATATATAAGAAGAGTGATGACCTCTGACTTCTCAACAAGACTCGGTAAGCATTAGTtctgttatttttcttttttttactttgttatATTTGGCTTTTGCTTCCCAAACTGCTTTATCAATATGTCAATGTTTTCCCGATGGTCAAGAATAAATTTTCTCGTGGTCCCATCAGAGAAACTTCAACTTTTACCACCTCAAAGTAGATGTGACAATATTGCAAAACATGCTTTAACCATTTTTAACCCTCCCCTCTTAATTTTGACCTACCACCAGTCAGCAACTTTTCATGATAATAAACTTACTCGGATAAGTGTCCCAGAACTTGTCCTGTGGAGAAACAAACTTGTTGAAAAGTCGAAGACTGAAGTACTGCTGTCCTACTGTTTGTGCTGACCGTTTTGTCCTTGTCTTCAAAGTATTCCCTGGCCTCCTCGTAGGAGCAACGTTCCTCGTGACATTCCCGTTCCAGGTTGCCCTGCAGGAACTCCTCCACAAAGAACTGATTCGCTCGCTTGGAACGCAGGAAAACACTTTGTGCAGCCGGCGCATGTAGAAACACTGAAACGCCATGTGACAAAACGAGCATTACAAAAAGATTAGGTGAGATTTCCAACAATGGCGCCAAAAAGATCAATAATTGGAACGGACGCTTTTGCACTGTGCGACGGTTCATACAAATCGTATTTTGCAAAGTGCTCTAAGGTTAAAAGAGTTGTAAAGCTGTGGATTAATTGAGGACCAATTTATTTGACGAACAAGCTACGGTAATGCTTATGTAATCCCAGAAgtaaactatttaaaaaaaaaacaaaacagttcaacgaaaaaaatgtacctgaattttttgtttctgtttttctaGAGCAAGAAACATGATAATCGCccaatatttaaatatatgaaATTGGAGGTAAAGCTTCCACTTGAACGTGAAGGATTAAAAAATAACTGCGATCCACAAAGTAACAAAAAGTTGTGTAACCAAATATGTAACACCAAGTTGAACTCTTACCGTCTGCTTTTCCGAGGACCTGAAGGACGCATGCCAGCAAGTTGAACGAGAGAAGACACACTCCAGGTAGCGCCATGACACCGAGTGCTCGACGAGTGTCGTCACATCCCGGTTGCGAAGCTCTTGCGCAGTCCTGGGCAACACACGCTCCTCCATGACCTCCGTGAGTCCCAGGGTCACCTGCTGAATGTTTGTCTGTCTCCATCACATGTTCACATGTTGACATTAAGCGCAGTCTGCGGGAAATGCTCT is a window from the Syngnathus scovelli strain Florida chromosome 2, RoL_Ssco_1.2, whole genome shotgun sequence genome containing:
- the prozb gene encoding protein Z, vitamin K-dependent plasma glycoprotein b isoform X2, with the translated sequence MALPGVCLLSFNLLACVLQVLGKADVFLHAPAAQSVFLRSKRANQFFVEEFLQGNLERECHEERCSYEEAREYFEDKDKTDKFWDTYPNKDECKPNPCLHGGNCTKKAFGFHCSCSPPHHGITCQLKDSQENKRTPKLAPQVEAGGFPCPTEGPNVCHQLCTSTTYAFTCSCVAGFKLHSDGRSCLPEGDFPCGRLSISPQRASMCHHGNCPWQALLLGSGGTELCAGVLLGPRAVLTSASCLLQEPDPQPSNFFVIAGATDKTMSVKAIHLHKRFVRNRHDNDLAFLELSGPLPLGSFLRHLCLPTKDFSENILMYSGRTALAASMNQHLDQKLIYLSLDECRGRLNVSLDLSNKMFCVMGRTGKTVMQSTKTVSSDGLRSTAPQCGGGLLSAMPLATVERGTAFLTGLLIVPPKGCQENGLVFTKVSRHLVWIRQHLEAVQSHDQTT
- the prozb gene encoding protein Z, vitamin K-dependent plasma glycoprotein b isoform X1, translating into MEERVLPRTAQELRNRDVTTLVEHSVSWRYLECVFSRSTCWHASFRSSEKQTCFYMRRLHKVFSCVPSERISSLWRSSCRATWNGNVTRNVAPTRRPGNTLKTRTKRSAQTVGQQYFSLRLFNKFVSPQDKFWDTYPNKDECKPNPCLHGGNCTKKAFGFHCSCSPPHHGITCQLKDSQENKRTPKLAPQVEAGGFPCPTEGPNVCHQLCTSTTYAFTCSCVAGFKLHSDGRSCLPEGDFPCGRLSISPQRASMCHHGNCPWQALLLGSGGTELCAGVLLGPRAVLTSASCLLQEPDPQPSNFFVIAGATDKTMSVKAIHLHKRFVRNRHDNDLAFLELSGPLPLGSFLRHLCLPTKDFSENILMYSGRTALAASMNQHLDQKLIYLSLDECRGRLNVSLDLSNKMFCVMGRTGKTVMQSTKTVSSDGLRSTAPQCGGGLLSAMPLATVERGTAFLTGLLIVPPKGCQENGLVFTKVSRHLVWIRQHLEAVQSHDQTT